From the Maioricimonas rarisocia genome, one window contains:
- a CDS encoding prenyltransferase/squalene oxidase repeat-containing protein, with amino-acid sequence MNSAHWIHRWRVVLAGSLMAVILVAPATLHAAGPDAATLKQSRSQAVDFLRTTQADDGSWTTPTVPGITALATVSLLKSGVSVDDPTVAKGLAFLEGLAKEDGGLYYEESRHRNYETAIAVMALQAANADGRYDDRIRKAIGFLRGLQWDETEDIDPSDPAYGGAGYGRHQRPDLSNTQFFMEALQSAGVGKDDPAMQKALIFVSRCQNLESEHNTTPFASKIDDGGFYYTPAAGGTSQAGTNPDGGLRSYASMTYAGLKSMIYAGLTEDDERVQAAREWIGRHYTLEENPGMGQQGLFYYYHTFAKTLSVLGEDVLVDEDGTRHDWRAELTDRLVSTQQDNGSWVNPTDRWYEGDPNLVTAYALLALAYCDPPESTR; translated from the coding sequence ATGAATTCCGCACACTGGATTCATCGGTGGCGAGTTGTTCTGGCGGGTTCGCTGATGGCCGTCATCCTGGTCGCCCCGGCGACGCTGCACGCCGCTGGCCCCGATGCGGCAACCCTGAAGCAGTCCCGCTCGCAGGCGGTCGATTTTCTGCGGACGACCCAGGCGGACGACGGCAGCTGGACAACGCCGACCGTCCCCGGAATCACCGCACTGGCCACGGTTTCCCTGCTCAAGAGCGGCGTTTCGGTGGACGATCCGACCGTCGCGAAGGGCCTGGCCTTTCTCGAGGGACTGGCGAAGGAGGACGGCGGGCTGTACTACGAAGAGTCCCGTCACCGCAACTACGAGACGGCCATTGCCGTGATGGCGCTGCAGGCTGCCAATGCCGACGGCCGCTACGACGACCGCATCCGCAAGGCGATCGGGTTTCTCCGCGGCCTCCAGTGGGATGAAACCGAGGACATCGATCCCAGCGACCCGGCGTACGGGGGCGCGGGCTACGGCCGGCATCAGCGGCCCGACCTGTCGAATACGCAGTTCTTCATGGAAGCACTGCAGTCCGCCGGCGTCGGGAAAGACGATCCCGCCATGCAGAAGGCCCTGATCTTCGTGTCGCGGTGCCAGAACCTCGAAAGCGAACACAACACCACGCCGTTCGCTTCGAAGATCGACGACGGCGGGTTCTACTACACGCCGGCCGCCGGCGGCACCTCGCAGGCGGGAACCAACCCGGACGGCGGGCTGCGGTCCTACGCGAGCATGACGTACGCCGGCCTCAAGAGCATGATCTACGCAGGGCTCACCGAGGACGACGAGCGGGTGCAGGCCGCACGGGAATGGATCGGCCGCCACTACACGCTCGAAGAAAACCCCGGCATGGGGCAGCAGGGGCTGTTCTACTACTACCACACTTTTGCCAAAACGCTGTCGGTCCTGGGTGAAGATGTGCTCGTCGACGAAGATGGCACGCGGCACGACTGGCGAGCCGAACTGACCGACCGGCTGGTGTCGACGCAGCAGGACAACGGCAGCTGGGTGAACCCGACCGACCGCTGGTACGAAGGGGATCCGAACCTCGTGACCGCCTACGCCCTGTTGGCACTGGCGTATTGCGACCCGCCCGAGTCGACCCGATAA
- a CDS encoding prenyltransferase/squalene oxidase repeat-containing protein, translating into MMQPPYLIALGQRLTESLTGLDADRRQRHRDFIGRFRQPDGGYAGREGDSDLYYTSFAVRSLAVLGGVDESELPLLTAYLRGHDWQRLGVIDLMNWLSLALAVQTFGGEDLLADAGSDWQDRISTQLESVRTSDGGYAKSPEGASGSTYHTFLVLLAYELIGRTPPRPNDLIQFLYDRQRDDGGFVEIGPMKRSGTNPTAAASATLQRLGGMDEDLQADICGFLGDVYSMEGGFQANSRIPFADGLSTFTALLTALDIGCPHLVDRQRLEHFVGDVLERPDGGFRAAGWDDAADVEYSFYGLGLLALLNELPASPAD; encoded by the coding sequence ATGATGCAACCTCCCTACCTGATCGCGCTCGGCCAGCGGCTCACCGAAAGTCTCACCGGACTCGATGCCGATCGACGACAGCGTCACCGCGACTTCATCGGCCGGTTCCGCCAGCCGGACGGAGGCTACGCCGGCCGGGAAGGGGACTCGGACCTCTACTACACCAGCTTCGCCGTCCGATCACTGGCGGTGCTGGGTGGTGTCGACGAGTCCGAACTGCCGCTGCTGACAGCCTATCTTCGCGGACACGACTGGCAGCGGTTGGGCGTCATCGACCTGATGAACTGGCTCTCGCTTGCGCTGGCCGTGCAGACGTTCGGCGGAGAAGACCTGCTGGCCGACGCCGGATCTGACTGGCAGGATCGCATCTCCACCCAGCTCGAGAGCGTTCGGACGTCCGATGGCGGCTACGCCAAGAGTCCCGAGGGAGCATCCGGCAGCACGTACCACACGTTTCTCGTCCTGCTCGCCTACGAGCTGATCGGTCGCACGCCTCCCAGGCCCAACGATCTGATTCAGTTCCTGTATGATCGCCAGCGGGACGACGGTGGCTTCGTCGAAATCGGCCCGATGAAGAGAAGCGGCACAAATCCGACCGCCGCCGCATCGGCAACGCTGCAGCGGCTGGGGGGAATGGACGAGGACCTGCAGGCGGACATCTGCGGCTTTCTCGGCGACGTCTACAGCATGGAAGGGGGCTTTCAGGCAAACAGCCGCATCCCCTTCGCCGACGGCCTGTCGACATTCACCGCGCTGCTGACCGCGCTGGACATCGGCTGCCCGCATCTGGTGGACCGGCAGAGGCTGGAGCACTTTGTCGGCGACGTTCTGGAACGACCGGACGGCGGATTCCGGGCGGCCGGCTGGGACGACGCTGCCGACGTGGAGTACTCCTTCTACGGCCTGGGCCTGCTGGCCCTGCTGAACGAGCTTCCCGCCTCGCCTGCTGACTGA
- a CDS encoding flagellar basal body P-ring protein FlgI, which produces MISRDPVRPILLSLSLALLTGCHEMDLFRLSDSSEAREKQVSAALRGEQGHSKLVGDYINITGLNQIMLEGVGLVTRLDNTGDDPPASPYRTQLLEDMRKRNIKDPNEVLRNPSTTLVVVRAYLPPLLKKGENFDVEVLLPQGSEATSLNGGWLLECELSEHAAVSGRVLKGTVMAKASGPILVSTGEGDDGDTAMMRQGTIPSGARYVGDDRNLSVFLRGDYRSVRMSRRIANRIGQRFHDYDDAGIKRPLAEAKTDSRIELIVHSRYRDNYPRYLQCIRHIQLNDSAVGRRIRMQELREELQNPATAGQAALELEAIGPEAAPILKSGLTASDLEARFRAAEALAYLGRQDGVDVLAEVADKQPAFRVFALAALATLDSGEAALALRDLMNHNSIETRYGAFRALSVRPANAVYIGGNDMEGKFKLHLIDSTGEPLVHLTRRKRSEIVLFGADQQFRSPMFVRAGRHIMIKGEPGSSRLTISKFAPGERDLQEQVSPRVADVIRAASAMGASYPDIVQMLVQTEKQHNLPGRIGIDALPPAGRTFVRRRGGDDDSETETEETQVGDQALAPNLFEVSGKPNNDLQNMPVQSEIQDAVGFEVQ; this is translated from the coding sequence ATGATTTCTCGCGATCCTGTTCGCCCCATCCTGCTGAGTCTGTCGCTGGCGCTGCTGACCGGTTGCCACGAGATGGATCTGTTCCGTCTGTCCGACTCCAGCGAAGCTCGCGAGAAGCAGGTCTCAGCCGCCCTCCGCGGCGAGCAGGGGCATTCGAAGCTGGTTGGTGACTACATCAACATCACCGGCCTGAACCAGATCATGCTCGAAGGCGTGGGGCTGGTGACGCGGCTGGACAATACGGGCGACGATCCCCCCGCCTCGCCGTACCGCACGCAGCTTCTCGAAGACATGCGTAAGCGAAACATCAAGGACCCCAACGAGGTCCTGCGGAATCCCTCCACGACCCTGGTGGTCGTCCGGGCCTACCTGCCGCCGCTGCTCAAGAAGGGGGAAAACTTCGACGTCGAAGTACTCCTGCCGCAGGGGAGCGAAGCGACCAGCCTTAACGGTGGCTGGCTGCTGGAATGTGAACTGAGCGAACATGCCGCCGTTTCCGGCCGCGTCCTCAAGGGGACGGTGATGGCCAAGGCCAGCGGACCGATCCTGGTCTCGACCGGCGAAGGAGACGATGGTGACACGGCAATGATGCGTCAGGGAACGATTCCCTCTGGAGCCCGGTACGTCGGCGACGATCGCAATCTGTCGGTGTTCCTCCGCGGAGACTATCGCAGCGTGCGGATGTCCCGCCGGATCGCCAACCGCATCGGTCAGCGTTTTCACGACTACGACGACGCCGGCATCAAGCGGCCGCTCGCCGAAGCGAAGACCGACAGCCGCATCGAGCTGATCGTCCATTCCCGCTACCGGGACAATTACCCGCGGTATCTGCAGTGCATCCGGCACATCCAGTTGAACGACAGTGCCGTGGGTCGGCGGATTCGCATGCAGGAACTCCGCGAGGAACTGCAGAACCCTGCCACTGCCGGACAGGCGGCCCTCGAACTGGAAGCGATCGGTCCGGAGGCCGCTCCGATTCTCAAGTCGGGTCTGACCGCTTCGGATCTCGAAGCCCGCTTCCGTGCGGCTGAGGCCCTGGCCTATCTGGGACGGCAGGATGGCGTCGACGTGCTGGCCGAAGTGGCCGACAAGCAGCCGGCGTTTCGCGTGTTCGCCCTCGCCGCACTGGCCACGCTCGACAGTGGCGAGGCTGCTCTCGCGCTGCGGGACCTGATGAACCACAACAGTATCGAAACGCGCTATGGTGCCTTCCGTGCCCTGTCGGTCCGGCCGGCGAATGCCGTGTACATCGGCGGCAACGACATGGAAGGGAAGTTCAAGCTCCACCTGATCGATTCGACCGGCGAACCGCTCGTTCACCTGACTCGGCGGAAGCGGTCGGAGATCGTGCTGTTCGGAGCGGACCAGCAGTTCCGCTCGCCGATGTTTGTGCGGGCCGGTCGTCACATCATGATCAAGGGAGAGCCGGGCAGTTCGCGGCTGACCATCAGCAAGTTCGCCCCGGGCGAACGCGATCTGCAGGAACAGGTCTCTCCCCGGGTGGCGGACGTGATTCGGGCCGCAAGTGCCATGGGAGCCAGTTATCCGGACATCGTGCAGATGCTGGTCCAGACAGAGAAGCAGCACAACCTGCCCGGTCGCATCGGGATCGACGCGCTGCCGCCCGCCGGACGGACCTTCGTTCGCCGCCGCGGAGGTGACGACGATTCCGAAACGGAGACCGAAGAAACGCAGGTGGGAGACCAGGCGCTGGCTCCCAACCTGTTCGAAGTCAGCGGCAAACCGAACAACGACCTGCAGAACATGCCGGTTCAAAGCGAAATCCAGGATGCCGTCGGCTTTGAAGTCCAGTAG